In one window of Pseudoalteromonas espejiana DSM 9414 DNA:
- a CDS encoding ABC transporter permease, giving the protein MFIHYLDLSWRSFKRTPLVSFLMVLAIAIGIGITMTSLSVYHMMSADPIPEKSSQLYSVQLQTMDDGSTWRTEDNVPLQLTYQDAENLLKAPSLDKKVAMMRTGFSVYLDSDKIKPFIGSARMTTPDFFSMFNLSFLYGGTWSTEQENSAAPVVVITQELNDKLFAGKNSVGELIYLDDASYQVVGVVKHWPLNIKYYDLNNGAFNQAEDLFMPFSLIKAKELVSWGNSNGWKHENTPTFVDKLQSEQVWIQFWAELNTLEQKQAYQNYLLAYMQEQQKRGRFNRKQLEYKLRDVNQWMQYNNVVTEDNKILVGLSFMFLGVCLANILGLLLAKFLRRAPEVGVRRALGASKRQIFLQHLVEVAMLGFIGGLLGIVIAQLGLMGVGQSYNYYENLATMDLTMLLSAPLIAITTCIFAGLYPAWLVCKTNPAIYLKSQ; this is encoded by the coding sequence ATGTTTATTCATTATTTAGATTTAAGTTGGCGCAGCTTCAAGCGCACCCCACTGGTTAGCTTTTTGATGGTACTTGCCATTGCGATAGGTATTGGCATAACAATGACCAGCCTAAGTGTTTACCACATGATGTCGGCCGATCCTATCCCGGAAAAAAGCAGCCAACTTTACAGTGTGCAATTACAAACAATGGACGACGGTAGTACGTGGCGGACAGAAGATAACGTGCCACTACAACTTACCTATCAAGATGCAGAGAACTTATTAAAGGCACCCTCTTTAGATAAAAAAGTGGCCATGATGCGTACCGGCTTTTCGGTTTATTTAGACTCTGACAAAATAAAACCTTTTATAGGCAGTGCCCGCATGACAACGCCAGACTTTTTTAGCATGTTTAATTTGTCATTTTTATATGGCGGAACGTGGAGCACAGAGCAAGAAAATTCAGCCGCACCCGTTGTAGTTATTACACAAGAGCTAAACGACAAGCTATTCGCAGGAAAAAACTCCGTTGGAGAACTAATTTACTTAGATGATGCAAGCTATCAAGTAGTTGGCGTTGTTAAACACTGGCCTCTGAATATTAAATATTATGATTTAAATAACGGCGCATTTAATCAAGCCGAAGATTTATTTATGCCCTTTAGTTTAATTAAAGCAAAAGAGCTCGTTAGTTGGGGTAATAGCAATGGTTGGAAGCACGAAAACACGCCAACCTTTGTAGATAAACTGCAATCGGAGCAAGTATGGATCCAGTTTTGGGCAGAGCTAAATACGCTAGAGCAAAAACAAGCCTATCAAAATTACTTATTAGCCTACATGCAAGAACAGCAAAAGCGTGGTCGATTTAATCGTAAACAACTGGAGTATAAACTTCGCGATGTAAACCAATGGATGCAGTACAACAACGTCGTCACCGAAGACAATAAAATTTTAGTGGGCTTGAGCTTTATGTTTTTAGGTGTCTGCTTAGCCAATATTTTAGGTTTACTTTTAGCTAAATTTTTACGCCGAGCACCAGAGGTCGGTGTAAGGCGCGCATTAGGTGCAAGTAAAAGACAAATATTTTTACAGCACTTAGTTGAGGTCGCCATGCTTGGTTTTATAGGTGGCCTACTTGGAATTGTAATAGCACAACTTGGCTTAATGGGCGTAGGGCAAAGCTACAACTACTATGAAAACTTAGCGACTATGGATTTAACCATGCTATTGAGCGCCCCATTAATTGCAATTACAACCTGTATTTTTGCTGGTTTGTACCCCGCTTGGTTAGTGTGCAAAACCAATCCTGCTATTTATCTGAAGAGCCAGTAA
- a CDS encoding ABC transporter permease: protein MLEIKPIFNALCRSKVGAVLLLIQIAITTAIVSNAAFIIQDRISYLNQETGYPEQDIFKFNVMTFGKDINLSQQFELDETMIREMPGVVDAALSSSVPLSGGGSASSFNLKPAPQEGLSVRTAYFFIDDHAINTYGVNLIAGRNFTEDEVLVTNEITQERTNVTIVTKALLDELYPERNGLGEIVYFGDIPLKIIGVIEKMKGPWLKDSKPDNLAFIPYIKAASYAQVAVRTEPGQRAIVMKEIENAMLENYSKRVINNIKGLDELKNEYTAQDRLMMRMLIVLITILVLITALGIFGLTLFNISKRTKQIGTRRAIGARKSAIVSYFLVENALICSLGLALGVVTALLLGKMLMQYFSVAALPPSYIASTAIAVFLMSLLAVLAPAKRAANISPSIATRTI, encoded by the coding sequence ATGTTAGAAATAAAACCTATATTTAATGCCTTATGTCGCTCAAAGGTAGGCGCTGTGTTACTGCTAATTCAAATTGCAATCACCACGGCAATTGTCAGTAATGCTGCATTTATTATTCAAGACAGAATTAGCTATTTAAACCAAGAAACAGGCTACCCTGAGCAAGATATATTTAAGTTTAATGTAATGACCTTTGGAAAGGATATTAACTTAAGTCAACAATTTGAGCTTGATGAAACCATGATCAGAGAAATGCCAGGCGTAGTCGATGCAGCGCTAAGCAGTAGCGTCCCGCTATCCGGCGGTGGTAGTGCTTCTAGTTTTAATTTAAAACCAGCTCCACAAGAAGGCCTAAGTGTAAGAACCGCTTATTTCTTTATAGACGACCACGCAATTAATACCTACGGCGTTAACTTAATTGCTGGGCGAAATTTTACCGAAGATGAAGTGCTCGTTACAAATGAAATTACGCAAGAGCGCACCAATGTCACTATAGTCACTAAAGCCCTACTTGATGAGCTATATCCTGAGAGAAATGGTTTAGGGGAAATAGTTTATTTTGGCGACATACCACTTAAAATTATTGGCGTAATTGAAAAGATGAAAGGCCCGTGGCTCAAAGACAGTAAACCCGATAATCTTGCGTTTATTCCTTATATTAAAGCAGCAAGCTATGCACAAGTAGCCGTTCGTACAGAACCTGGTCAGCGAGCCATTGTAATGAAAGAAATAGAAAATGCCATGCTCGAAAATTACAGTAAGCGCGTTATTAACAATATTAAAGGGCTTGATGAATTAAAAAATGAGTACACAGCTCAAGATCGTCTCATGATGCGCATGCTCATCGTATTAATCACTATTTTAGTACTCATAACCGCGTTAGGTATTTTTGGCTTAACCTTATTTAATATTAGCAAACGCACTAAACAAATTGGTACACGCAGAGCAATTGGCGCAAGAAAGTCGGCCATCGTTAGCTATTTTTTAGTAGAAAATGCATTAATTTGTAGCCTGGGTTTAGCTTTAGGCGTAGTAACAGCACTACTGCTTGGGAAAATGTTAATGCAGTATTTTTCTGTCGCGGCGCTACCGCCAAGTTATATAGCAAGCACGGCTATAGCTGTATTTTTAATGAGCCTACTTGCTGTATTAGCGCCAGCCAAACGCGCAGCTAATATTTCGCCAAGTATCGCAACTCGCACTATTTAA